The uncultured Cohaesibacter sp. genome segment TAAAGCAAACCATTCATTTCTGGGCGGGACTGCATGGCCAGAATTGCGGGTTTCATCCGTGCCTGAGATAAGGTGCCTGCCAAACGCACCTCACCGATCAGTTGTTGCGCCTTGCAGGGGAGTGCAATTGCGAGGAAAGCGAGAATAAAGACCGTCAAAGTGCGTTTCATTGTCTGCCTTGACCAACTTTGTTGTCTTTTGAACTGGCTGCAAACTGCAAGTCGATCACCAGACCGCCCTTTTCCCGCTTGCGAAGCCAAACACGGCCACCATTGGCCGTGACGATCTGTTTGACGATTGCCAGTCCCAATCCTGTTCCCGACTGCTTGTCAGGATCTTTTACAAAGCGCTCAAACACGGTCTCCCTAATCGCGTCGGGGATGCCCGGACCGCGGTCCTTCACCGCCAGCCGGACATGGGAGCCATCTTGCCACACACATAGATCAATCGGCCCTGCCCCATGCAGGATGGCATTGATCAGAAGGTTCTTGATGAGTTCGCCCATTGCCGCTTCGTTGCCTTCAATAAAGCAGGCGGGGTCTTCTTCCTGCGGATGGTTTATGTCCGGAAGCTCGACCTGAAATCGCATTTCAGCGATGGTTGTCTCAACCACTTTCGCGGTCAAGTGTGTCAGGTTGATCTGTTTGAACCGCTCCGTCTCCAGCGAATGGAGCAACTGGGCCTCCGTCATCAACTGGCTGGCCAACTGCGTTGCGGAAATGGCATTCTTGTTGATGCGGCTGATATAGTTTTTCAAGGGCGCTGGCAGATCCTGATCCATTGCCAATTCTGAAAGCGCTCTGACCGCAGAAAGCGGTGTTCTCAATTGATGGGCGGCATCAGCGGTGACCTGGCGCAGCCCTTCAAGCGTTGCTTCGAGCCGCGCCATGAACTGATTGATCGATCCGACCAGTGTTGCAACCTCCAGGGGAACGTCGACATCAATCGCCGACATATCGGTCGGATTGCGTTGGCGAATGGATGTTTCAATGGCACGCAGAGGAGAAAAGGAGCTGCGAATGGCCAGACTGATCAGCACCAATCCCAGAATGGTTGCCAGAATCGCGGGAAGCAACGCGAAGGATGCCAAATGCGTCGCCAGTTGATTGCGCGCTTCGCGAGTCTCACCGACAAACACATTGAACCAGCCGCCTCCCCGCCTGCCTTGAAAGAAATGGGCAATTTGCACAACGCGTATCGTCTCGCCGCGATATTCACTGTCGAAAAAGCGGCTTTCATTGAAGGTCAGGGGTGACTGGTCAATCCCCAGAACGGGCGTCCCAGTCACCGTGCTTCCGTCGGGAGCAACAACACGATAGAAAATCCGGTTCTTTCCCGATGTTCCCAGAATCGCAAAAGCGGCATAAGGCAGATCGACCGTCACGCCGGATTCGCCAAAGCTGATGGTCTCCGCAATGGTCATGGCAGCCGCGCCCAGCACCTTGTCATGAGCCTCATCGGAGGCCGTGTTGGAGAGCTGAAGGACAATGAATCCAGAAATCACGCCGACGGCGATCAGGACGAGCATCGCGCTTTTGAGCAGGCGTTTTTGGATCGAGTATCGCACTGAAATCACGTCATGTTCGAGGTTTGCAACTGATATCCGACGCCCCGTTGGGTAACGATTTTCACGCTTGATTTTTCAAGCTTTTTTCTCAGGCGCGAAACGAGGAGTTCAACGGCATTGGGAGAACCAGTTTCATCATATCCAAACAGCTTGGCAACCAGTTGTTCCTTGGAAATGGTCTGGTCTGGCTTTTGCATCAGATATTCCAGTAGCTGCACCTCACGTCCGCCCAGATCCAAAGGCTTACCATCGCATGAAATCGAGCGTGCCGATTGGTCCAGTATCAGATCACCAACACAAAGCGCCGGGCTGGCACGGCCCTCATTGCGCCGGGCAATGGCCCGTAGTCTGGCTTCCAGCTCCTCCAGAGCAAAGGGCTTGACCATGTAATCATCAGCCCCCAGATCGAGCATATTGACCTTGTCGCCAATGTGATCTCTGGCCGTCAAAACGACGATGGGCGTATCGATATTTTCAGCCCGCAGGGAGGCAAGAATTTCGAATCCACTGGCCCCGGGCAAATTGACATCCAGTATGACCGCGTCATAGTCCCCGAACTTGATCATGTCGACGGCTTCGTCACCGCGCGCACAATGTTCCGGCCGATTTCCGCGGGTTTTGAGCCTTTCACAAATGGCGAAAGCCACATCCTCGGCATCCTCAACGACCAGGATTTTCATCATATTCTCCTTCTGACAGGACTTTGACAGCTACTCTGATGCATAGTGTTTTCCTAAAGGCCATGCAATTGGCAATCTTGGAGGAGATTGGGAGTGGAAGTTCTGCGCAAATTCTGGTGCGGTCTGGGTTTGGTTGCCTATGCTATGCTTGGCGGGGTCGGCCCTGTGGCTGCGCAAGAGCCATGCACCATCACGTCAGATTTAGCACCTCAGTTCACAGATGCCAACTGTGACCTATTGGCCGACATGCCAACAGACCCCAGCCTTCTCAAAGATCCCAAGACCCTCGTGTGGGCCTATACCCCGATTGAAGATGCAGCCATCTACGCGGACTTGTTCAAGCCCTTTACCCGTCATCTTGCCAAATGTGTTGGCCGCCAGATCGTCTATTATCCGGTGCAATCGGAGATCGCTCAGGTGCGTGCCTTTGCCAATGGCCGTTTGCACTTTGCAGGCTTTGCGACAGGTGCCACGGTGGCGGCGGTGAAAACGGCAGGAGCCCATCCTTTCGCTGCCAAGGGCACTGCGGAAGGCATGCGCGGCTATCACCTGATTGCCATCGTCAGGGCTGACAGTCCATTTTATTCCCTCAAGGATTTGGCCGGCATGCGCATTGCTCATACAACGGAGCGGTCCAATTCAGGCAATCATGCGCCCAAATTCTATTTCGGACAGCATGGGCTGGAACCGGGCAAGGACTATAGCCCGATCATGTCGGGAGGCCATGCGCAATCGATCCTTGGTGTCCTTGGCGGGGACTATGAAATGGCCGCTGTTGCATCCGATGTCTTTGCCCGAATGGCAGAGCGGGGACGCATCAACAAAGACGATTTTAGGATCCTCTACAAAAGCCCTCTCTTCCCGACCTCCTCCTTCGCCTTGGCCTATGACTTGAAGCCAAGTCTGGCTGAAAAATTGAAGAGCTGTTTCTTCAATTTCACCTTCCCGAAGGAAATGTCAAAAGAATTTCAAGGGGATAATAGGTTCATACCGGTTCACTACAAGTCAGATTGGGACGCCGTTCGTACCATTATCACAATGACCAGGCTCAAACCGGACTAGCCCTTTTTTCACCCCGACACCTGAATTCAACAGCGCTTTGCCAGCGCTGAACGCTACCGCTCACTCTTTTTGAGGAAAATACCGTGTCAGCAATCAACGCGAATAGTGCAAAATCTGGGAGGTTTGCGCGCAAAGCCAAACGCCTTTGGTACAATTCACGCAACTGGGCGGCCGATCCGACGGCAACGCTTGGTCTGCTCCTCACCATCGTTGCGGCCTATTTCATTCTGGCGCCTGTCCTGCTCATGCTATGGGATGCCATCACGGTCGACTTTGCCGATCAGGTGCGCACTGGCCTGCCCGAAGGCGCATTCACCACTTACTATATCGAACGCGCCCTTTTCTCCCGGATCTCCAAATATATTTTCTGGATTCCGCTTGGCAACACCGCCCTGATTTCCCTCATCGTGATTTGTTCAACCCTGCTGATTGGCGGCTTGCTGGGTTGGCTGGTCAGTCGCACGGATTTACTGGGGCGGCGCTGGTTCTCGACCGCGCTGATCGTGCCCTATATGGTTCCGTCCTGGACCTTCGCCCTTGCCTGGATGACGATCTTCAAGAACCGGACCATGGGCGGACTGCCGGGTTGGTTTGAAAGCCTTGGCGTCACGCCGCCCAACTGGCTGGCCTACGGCTTCCTTCCCATTGCGGTCATTCTGTCGCTTCACTATGTGCCCTTTGTCATTCTTCTGGTGGGCAATGCGCTGCGCCAGTTTGACAGCCAGATGGAGGAGTCCGCGCGCACCCTTGGGGCCAGCCCGCTGGTTGTCGCCCGGAAGATCATTTTCCCCTTGTTGCGACCATCGATCATTTCAGCATCCACGCTGGTCTTTGCCAAATGTCTGGGGGATGTGGGTGTCACCTACATTATCGGCGCACCGGTCAAACTCGATTTGCTGGCGACCTCCCTGCTTCGGACCATCTCGACCGGCCAAAGCGGCATGTCGGCCATCATTGCCGGTGCCATCGTCATTCTCGGGGCAACATCGGTGTTGATCGACATGAAGCTGCTCAAGGCGGCCCAACGCTTTGTCACGATTGGCTCGAAGGGATCGCTGCATCGAACCACAGAACTGGGCAAATGGAAGTGGCCAGCCTTTGGCTTTGCAAGCGGCTTTGTGTTCGTCGGTGCCGTCGTGCCGATGGCGGCCTTGTTCCTGACAACAGTCATGCGCATGCCGGGGGTTTTCACCCGGGAGAATTTCACGCTTGATTTCTGGATTGGCAGAGACCTGCTGACCACAGCCTTGCCGCAGGGGATTCTGATCACGCCAGCCTTCTGGATGGCGGCATGGAACACCGTGTGGATGGTTGGTCTGGCTTCGATCGGGGCCGGTTTGCTCGGTCTGTTGGTGGGCTACATCGTCGCCCGCTCGCCGCTGCGCATTCTGGGGTCCTTTCTCAAGCAGGTTACATTCCTTCCCTATCTCGTGCCCGGCATCGCCTTTGCAGCGGCTTATCTGTCCATGTTTGCGGTCCCGCGCGGACCAATCCCGTCCTTCTATGGCACCGGGTACATTCTCGTGGTTGCCCTTTTGGCAAGCCAGATGCCGTTTGCCTCGCGCTCTGGCATCGCGGCGATGATGCAGATGGGCAAGGACCCGGAGGAAGCCGCCCGCATCACCGGGGCCGGTTGGTGGCGTCGTGCGATCTCCATCGTTCTGCCAATTCATCGCGGCGCACTGGTTTCCGGGATCCTGTTGCCCTTCATCTCGGGCATCAAGGGACTCAGTCTGGTGATCCTGCTTGCCGTTCCCGGCACGGACCTTCTCACAACCTATGCCGTGCGCCTTGTCGACTTCGGCTACACCCAAGCGGCCAATGCCGTTTCGATCATGATCTGCATCGTTGCCTTTGTCGGCACATGGATCGGCCAGAAGGTCGGCAAGAGCAACTTAGCCAGTGGCATTGGAGGATAATCATATGACCAACATCAACATTCAAAATGCCAACAAGGCCTACAGCAAGGGCGGCCCTTTGGCCGTGGCAGATCTGAGCCTTGATATTCCCAGTTCCGAGTTTCTTTGCCTTCTTGGCCCTTCGGGCTGTGGCAAGTCGACGACTTTGCGCATGATCGCCGGTCTTGAAAATCTGACATCCGGTCAGATCCAGATTGGAGATCGGGTTGTTGATGCGACCGAGGATGGCATTTTTGTCCCTGCCGAAAAGCGCAATCTGGGCATGGTTTTCCAGAATTATGCCCTCTGGCCCCATATGTCCATTCAGGAGAATATCGAGTTCGGCCTGAAGATCAAAAAGGTCGCGGCAGCCGAGCGCCGGGCAATTGTCGATAAGGTGCTAAAAACACTCGGCATCTATCAATTCAAGGACCGCTACCCTTCCGAAGTCTCAGGTGGTCAGCAGCAGCGCGTCGCCCTTGCCAGAATGATCGCTGTCAGCCCGGATGTAATCCTGCTGGACGAGCCCCTGTCAAACCTTGATGCCAAACTGCGGCTTGATATGCGCGCCGAGTTGAAGCGCATCCATACTGAACTCGGCTCGACCTTCATCTTCGTTACCCACGACCAATGGGAAGCCATGACGTTGGCCACCACCATTGCCGTTATGAATGAGGGGCGATTGCAGCAGGTGGGACCACCGGCGGACATTTATGATCGTCCTGCCAACCGGTTCGTCGCCGAGTTTGTCGGCACCCTGCCAATCAACATTCTCGAACGCTCGGATCTCGACAGCAACAAAAGGCTGGATGACTGGATCAAGACCATCTGGGCGGATGCGTCGCTTGATGCAGCCAAAGTCGGCTCTGTTGGCATTCGGCCAGAAACCATCGAGCTTTTCGCCCAAGGCATCGCAGTCCCGGACACGCTTGAGGCCTGTTCAGCCAAGGTCATGGATCTGGTTCCCACCGGGGGCAACTGGATTGTCGAGTTGAACATCGAAGGCACGCGCCTGTTCGCCTTGAAGCGTCAGGTGGATGACCTGGCGGTCGATGCCAGCGTTCAGATGGCGATCAGTCTGCGCGATCTGCACATTTTCGATACCAGCGGTGACCGGATCACCGCTTGAAACCCATCCATACATGTCAAAACTAGGAGGAAAGACATGACTGTTCGTATGAAAAAAACACGCAAGGCGGGATTGGCTCTCGCGCTGTTGTGCGGGACCGTGGCCAGTTTGCCAGCCATGGCGGCTGAGCTGGGTATCTCGGACGAGAATTTCTCGCTGGAGGCATTGATTGAGGCGGCTCGCAAGGAACCACCCATCGTGGTCGTCGATGCAACCGGCAAAATCAAGACCATGGCAAAGAACTTCTCGGAGCTTTATGGCCTTGAAGCCACCGGCGTGAAACTGGGTGGGCAGGAGCAGGAACTCATCCTGCAACGCGAGTTTGCCGCAAAAAACGTCACCCATGATGTTTTCAACATGAGCAACCTGCCATCGGTGACCTCTCAGCTGCTCGTCAATGGGGCGGGCGTGAGCTGGATGCCACCCGATCAGCTGGAAACCACGCCCAAAAACTATCAAAAACCAGCCATCACCAGCCTCAACCCTTGGGTCTGGGCCTACAATACCGAGAAATATGGCGACAGCTGCCCGATCCAGAATATCTGGCAATTGACGGATCCAGAATGGAAAGGCCGGGTCAGCATCCCCGATCCGCTGCTACGCAACGAGACCATGTTCTGGTTCAACCAGATCGAAACCAATCATGATGACAAGATGGCCGAAGCCTATCGGGCGCACTTCAATGAAGACCTGCCCAAGGACGCGGAAAGCGCCACCAGTGAGTGGGTCAAACGCTTTGCCGCCAATCAGCCCAATGTCACACGCAAGGACAGCGAAGTGGGTCCGGTCGTCGGATCACCCGGCCTTAAAGACCCGCATTTCGGTTTTCTCAGCGCCGCAATCTTCCGCAAGAAGTATGGCTACCAGATGGCTATCTGCGATGGCATGAAGCCATGGGCCGGACAGTTGACGCCGCGAGTGGCGGTCATAGCCACAGGCACTGACAGTCCAAACGCCGCCAAACTTTTTGTGCATTATATGATGCGCGGGGAAGGCATGGGACCACAATTGATTGACGGCAAGATGGCCACCAACATCAACACCAAAATGCCAGCAGAAGAAGGCTCCGGTGTCGCGAAGTTTGTTGACCAACTGCATGTGACCAATTCGGAGACGACGGATCAGGACTTTGCCAGATTGCAATATTGGCAGGATCTCTGGACAATCCATTCTCGCTAAAAACACAACGGCCCGGTTCCAGAACCGGGCCGCCATATGATCAAGCCATTGGTGTGCTTCACCCCTTAAACAGCTTGTCCAACGGCAGCGCGGCTGTGCTCTTGACCGGTTTGGTGACAACATAGGTGAAGTAACGACGCAATCCGATGTTGGCCTCCAACATGTGATCAATCAGCCGCTGATAGTGATCCACATCCTTGGTGACGATTTTCAGGATATAATCAAGGCCGCCGCCGACGGCCCAGCATTCGAGAATTTCGGGATAGGATTGCACGGCCTCTTCGAAACGATCGAAATCTTCTGCCCGATGGCTATCCAACTCCACCTCGACCAGAATGATCGAAAGCGCGCCGAATGCCTTGAGCGACAGGCGCGCTTCGTAGCTTTCGATGATGCCTGCCTGTTCGAGACGCTTGAGCCGCTCCCAACAGGGTGTCGGGGACAGATTGACCCGTTGGGCCAATGCAGCCTTGGTTATGCGCCCTTCGGTTTGCAGGATCTTGAGAATGGCGATATCACGATCATCCAGTTTCAATCCCAATATGGTCATAATCCTGCTCTCCACACACTGTTTGTCCGTCATGCCTAGCATGACAGGGCGGAAATAAAAATGGCGGGCCGATGGGGCCCGCCATTGATCTTTGCTGATCTGCCCTAGAGCTTGGCAGCAACCGTCTCGATGGCGTCCTTGGTTGCGGCAATCACGATGTCGGCTTCTTCACGGGTCATGCAAAGTGGTGGTGCATAGCCCAGAATATCGCCCTGAGGCATCGCGCGTCCGATGATCTTATGACGTTCCAAGAGCGCGCCGACAATCTGGTAGCCAACTTTGTCTGCCGGATCGAAGAAAGTTCGGCTGTCCTTGTCCTTGACGAACTCCACCGCCGCCATGATGCCTTCCCCACGCACGTCCCCTACAATGGACAGATCGCCAACAGCCTCTTTCAAACCGTTGACAA includes the following:
- the phnD gene encoding phosphate/phosphite/phosphonate ABC transporter substrate-binding protein — encoded protein: MEVLRKFWCGLGLVAYAMLGGVGPVAAQEPCTITSDLAPQFTDANCDLLADMPTDPSLLKDPKTLVWAYTPIEDAAIYADLFKPFTRHLAKCVGRQIVYYPVQSEIAQVRAFANGRLHFAGFATGATVAAVKTAGAHPFAAKGTAEGMRGYHLIAIVRADSPFYSLKDLAGMRIAHTTERSNSGNHAPKFYFGQHGLEPGKDYSPIMSGGHAQSILGVLGGDYEMAAVASDVFARMAERGRINKDDFRILYKSPLFPTSSFALAYDLKPSLAEKLKSCFFNFTFPKEMSKEFQGDNRFIPVHYKSDWDAVRTIITMTRLKPD
- a CDS encoding ABC transporter substrate-binding protein, with the protein product MTVRMKKTRKAGLALALLCGTVASLPAMAAELGISDENFSLEALIEAARKEPPIVVVDATGKIKTMAKNFSELYGLEATGVKLGGQEQELILQREFAAKNVTHDVFNMSNLPSVTSQLLVNGAGVSWMPPDQLETTPKNYQKPAITSLNPWVWAYNTEKYGDSCPIQNIWQLTDPEWKGRVSIPDPLLRNETMFWFNQIETNHDDKMAEAYRAHFNEDLPKDAESATSEWVKRFAANQPNVTRKDSEVGPVVGSPGLKDPHFGFLSAAIFRKKYGYQMAICDGMKPWAGQLTPRVAVIATGTDSPNAAKLFVHYMMRGEGMGPQLIDGKMATNINTKMPAEEGSGVAKFVDQLHVTNSETTDQDFARLQYWQDLWTIHSR
- a CDS encoding iron ABC transporter permease, giving the protein MSAINANSAKSGRFARKAKRLWYNSRNWAADPTATLGLLLTIVAAYFILAPVLLMLWDAITVDFADQVRTGLPEGAFTTYYIERALFSRISKYIFWIPLGNTALISLIVICSTLLIGGLLGWLVSRTDLLGRRWFSTALIVPYMVPSWTFALAWMTIFKNRTMGGLPGWFESLGVTPPNWLAYGFLPIAVILSLHYVPFVILLVGNALRQFDSQMEESARTLGASPLVVARKIIFPLLRPSIISASTLVFAKCLGDVGVTYIIGAPVKLDLLATSLLRTISTGQSGMSAIIAGAIVILGATSVLIDMKLLKAAQRFVTIGSKGSLHRTTELGKWKWPAFGFASGFVFVGAVVPMAALFLTTVMRMPGVFTRENFTLDFWIGRDLLTTALPQGILITPAFWMAAWNTVWMVGLASIGAGLLGLLVGYIVARSPLRILGSFLKQVTFLPYLVPGIAFAAAYLSMFAVPRGPIPSFYGTGYILVVALLASQMPFASRSGIAAMMQMGKDPEEAARITGAGWWRRAISIVLPIHRGALVSGILLPFISGIKGLSLVILLAVPGTDLLTTYAVRLVDFGYTQAANAVSIMICIVAFVGTWIGQKVGKSNLASGIGG
- a CDS encoding ABC transporter ATP-binding protein; the encoded protein is MTNINIQNANKAYSKGGPLAVADLSLDIPSSEFLCLLGPSGCGKSTTLRMIAGLENLTSGQIQIGDRVVDATEDGIFVPAEKRNLGMVFQNYALWPHMSIQENIEFGLKIKKVAAAERRAIVDKVLKTLGIYQFKDRYPSEVSGGQQQRVALARMIAVSPDVILLDEPLSNLDAKLRLDMRAELKRIHTELGSTFIFVTHDQWEAMTLATTIAVMNEGRLQQVGPPADIYDRPANRFVAEFVGTLPINILERSDLDSNKRLDDWIKTIWADASLDAAKVGSVGIRPETIELFAQGIAVPDTLEACSAKVMDLVPTGGNWIVELNIEGTRLFALKRQVDDLAVDASVQMAISLRDLHIFDTSGDRITA
- a CDS encoding Lrp/AsnC family transcriptional regulator, translated to MTILGLKLDDRDIAILKILQTEGRITKAALAQRVNLSPTPCWERLKRLEQAGIIESYEARLSLKAFGALSIILVEVELDSHRAEDFDRFEEAVQSYPEILECWAVGGGLDYILKIVTKDVDHYQRLIDHMLEANIGLRRYFTYVVTKPVKSTAALPLDKLFKG
- a CDS encoding sensor histidine kinase, translated to MRYSIQKRLLKSAMLVLIAVGVISGFIVLQLSNTASDEAHDKVLGAAAMTIAETISFGESGVTVDLPYAAFAILGTSGKNRIFYRVVAPDGSTVTGTPVLGIDQSPLTFNESRFFDSEYRGETIRVVQIAHFFQGRRGGGWFNVFVGETREARNQLATHLASFALLPAILATILGLVLISLAIRSSFSPLRAIETSIRQRNPTDMSAIDVDVPLEVATLVGSINQFMARLEATLEGLRQVTADAAHQLRTPLSAVRALSELAMDQDLPAPLKNYISRINKNAISATQLASQLMTEAQLLHSLETERFKQINLTHLTAKVVETTIAEMRFQVELPDINHPQEEDPACFIEGNEAAMGELIKNLLINAILHGAGPIDLCVWQDGSHVRLAVKDRGPGIPDAIRETVFERFVKDPDKQSGTGLGLAIVKQIVTANGGRVWLRKREKGGLVIDLQFAASSKDNKVGQGRQ
- a CDS encoding response regulator transcription factor, producing MKILVVEDAEDVAFAICERLKTRGNRPEHCARGDEAVDMIKFGDYDAVILDVNLPGASGFEILASLRAENIDTPIVVLTARDHIGDKVNMLDLGADDYMVKPFALEELEARLRAIARRNEGRASPALCVGDLILDQSARSISCDGKPLDLGGREVQLLEYLMQKPDQTISKEQLVAKLFGYDETGSPNAVELLVSRLRKKLEKSSVKIVTQRGVGYQLQTSNMT